A stretch of the Balneola vulgaris DSM 17893 genome encodes the following:
- a CDS encoding carboxymuconolactone decarboxylase family protein, whose translation MSNRLQEFRKKREELNDKTMELGHLGIKRFFNMDSNTYREGALDSKTKELLGLVASMVLRCNDCIDYHLEQCAKTGSTKEEITDAMNVALIVGGSIVIPHLRRGVETLEFLEEEGAFN comes from the coding sequence ATGAGCAATCGACTTCAGGAATTCAGAAAAAAAAGAGAAGAGCTAAATGACAAAACTATGGAGTTGGGTCACTTAGGAATTAAACGATTCTTCAACATGGATTCGAACACCTATAGAGAGGGTGCTTTAGATTCAAAAACAAAAGAATTGTTGGGCTTAGTGGCTTCAATGGTATTGCGTTGTAATGATTGCATCGACTATCATTTAGAGCAATGTGCAAAAACTGGGTCGACCAAAGAAGAGATTACAGACGCAATGAATGTGGCTTTAATTGTTGGTGGTAGTATCGTAATCCCACATTTGAGAAGAGGAGTAGAGACGCTTGAGTTCTTGGAA